Genomic segment of Populus nigra chromosome 14, ddPopNigr1.1, whole genome shotgun sequence:
taggatttcttttgtctttcatatttggttatttgataattattttatgtcaTTAACGCAACAAAGTAATTTCATAAATGAGCTGGAAGCTAACGAATAGAGTTCACCGAGTTTGGACGAGACGTGTTGCGCCTTTTAGTGGCCGAAACCTTGCTTCCAAGGCGATGATCGAAGCGTCTCGGTATCCCCTCTACATACAAGTGACGTGTGTGGCATAATTGTTACCGGTTTAGCACATGTtgcctattgtttttttttttccctctgtgCTACTTAATTTTCACGCTAgccttcaaaaaaatcaaattagttcCTGAGGTTTGTTATCCTTAATATTTCATCTTTATTCtctttattacaatttttttttatttagagtaatttatgaaattattttcaatttcatccccaatagagttttttatttgtcaaatttgattctcattcttttgattactatttattttatttaagatggtttttgaaattgttttttttttacacaatttcatcattcatgagtttttttcctatcaaatctaattctttttttttattgctattaaaccttgcaagatttttttagattgattttttttattattattttatcctaCAACATTTAATTGGTCGGGTGTTTAGCTTTTTAGTTGAGTCCATGTCTAGAATTTAACATATTGTGGGCTTAAAAGATTAATCTCGGTTTACGAAGTTGGCATGAGCTTGCTtagtttttttcatccttttctaAGATTTGCTTTCATCCTCTagcttgttgtttttttattcactttctaTAGGAATTTTTAGTCGCTATGAAAATAACATAGATtgcctcgtttttttttttgtctttgttaaatttattttttaaaggaattttctttttaaattaatttatctcatCCTCCAACATTTAATTCTTCAGGTGTTGAGCTTCTAAGTTGAGCTTGAGTTGAGAATTTAACGAATTGAAGGTTTGATAGTTTAACCTGTGTTTACAAGGTTCATTAGggcttgtttgttttcttttctttttttaagctcatTTTCTTACTATTTCATCTTTAAACAttctttttatgagatttatctttcttttttaaataacaagggTTGtctcaagggttttttttttgttaaaattagcttttttaaaaagagttttttaattaaattaaatttattgatttcatccTCTGATATTTAATTGAGCGGGAATTGAACTTCTTAGTTTAGTCTAAGTCTATAATTTAATGGGTTATGTGTTTAAAAGATTATCTCGGGTTTATAAAGTTTACCCTgacttgcttgattttttttattgttttaagtttttttttttttttttagttccttccaccaacattttgttttttaaaatttttattcacTTTCCATGAGATTTTTATGTGGTTTTGAAAGTAACAAGGgttaacttaatttatttatttttatggttgttAAATTTAACTTTTCTAAAGGATTCAATTATTTGCATGAGAGCATTTCATACAAAAAAGTGTGAGTTGGCTTTGTCATGCGAAACAATGAAAGACTTGTGGAGCTAAGTGGTTGCTGGAAGGTGTCGGGTTCACTCTCTCCAGCAATAGCTAAAGCATTAGAGCTCAAAGGTGTCCTAGAGTTCTCAAGTGATCTCTAAATGTATGTATAATGTGGGTATAGAATTGGATGTAAAGATTGTTGTTGATGGAGTGCATAGTTTGCGCACTAATGTTTCTGAACTTGGTGTTGTGTTTGAGGTTGCAGAAATTTGTTACAGAGAGGATAATAAAGCAGCTCATGTTTTATCAAGACATGCTGCTACAGTGTCCCAATTTATCTGTTGGAGCCGGTCTGCAGTTTTATTGTATCAAGTACTTTCCAGTGATGTTTaatgaagctttttttttcaagtagcATAAGACCACGTACACACACTTAATCTGGTAGGTTTAATGTAATTGTATTTAGGTTGTCTCTGGAAAGTCTACTTCATTTTGCTATACTTTTCAAGTAGCCATATCTGACTCTGACTGGCTTTATAATGCTTGACAATTGTAGCAAGAAGGTAGAAGTCGTCTTTGTTCAAACTCTCTCGAGTCCAAAACTGGAAATTTCCGATCAACTTTACGGTGACTGACTTCGAAGAAGCAAGACTCCAAAATGCAAGGATTTTAATAAGCCCATACATTCAACACCATCGAAGACCAAGACTCCAAAAAGCTCTCCATCatcataatgttttttcttcttttctgttcttttttcttgtcaagTCAGTTACTATGGTTGATGAATTTTTTCATCAATGTCATAAACCTTATTGAGAGATGCAGTTGatggacacacacacacacacacacacacaaagtgatTTGTTGGTgcgataaattaaattatcatagcTGATTAGTGCGAAAGAGGAATGGAATAGGCTTGATTTGAATTAGAGATGGCAGTTGTACCCACCTCCACACAGACGGGATACAGATAAAGTATGAAGGGATTTTGATTATAGACTTATTCGAGTCCGCCAAAACAATATCCACTGAACCTtcttaccaaatatatatatagtgccGTGAATCATTCgaaaattaacaacaataaatctAATGAAAATGGATGAAAAATGGGTcttattggttgtttttttttaatgtatacactagattataatgattttaaagtaaataagATGAAGAATAGACTAGAAtaatactttgataagtcgattGAGACGCCACAAATATCAATCTAGGATTTTGATGtcacactctttgtgattgaaaAGTAATAAGTCATATAGgattcttcacaaaatcaattggaaaaacaattcttaattctttgaattaagttttaaatcttTGCCAAAAGtgtttattacatattctgatactatatttataattgaaacATCCCTccataattagaaaaattcaaTATGACAGAAATCAAGCCTAAAAATTAGACTTTGACAAAATAAGTAGACAAATTTAACTAGCACACGTTTTCTGACCTTAATTGtaacataaacagaccaaatttaaaacgaCTATAACTTCTTGCACAAAAATCCAATGCAATCATGGTTGGATAATCTAAAAAGATCAtgttctgaacttgaaatccacctagaCTAGTCTTGTCTTCACATGTAATGAATAACTTCAAAATCTGGTTCAAATTCATCTACTATTTTGCCCGTATAGAACAtcaatttcttcatttatttgcaTTATCAATCCAAACTCAAGTAGCCTaacatcaaaagaaccattaaggcTTTTCCCATGTCCAAATTTCAATTATAGGCAAATAAGAACCTTTGAACCAATTCCGAACATATTGCTAGCTCTTAACTCCAAAGCAActtcaatcattccaatttgactcgtcAAGGCCCTTTACAGTTGTTTTACTCTCACTCTTGTTATTGGGTCATCTGAATCTTCTTGTAGATTAGATTCAACTTCACAAGATGGATTATAATCCTCATGATGCTCATTATTATGatagcttttttttatcattaaaatccCACAAACAATTAAGAATTCCCTCTATAAAAGGCTAATACGCTAAACGTAACATACTTGGACTAGTTTGGGATTGTAATAGCGATAACGGTTCAaagttcttttttcttaaaaatacatcaaaataattcttttttaaaaaattatttttgacatcagcatattacgatttgaaaacataaaataaaaatattttttagtaaaataaaaaaattaaaatttaaaagaacacgGTTTCAACTATATTCCCAAACATGCCCTCGAGAAAGGATGAGAAGGCAGACCAACTTGTCAAGATTTACCTGTCATACTTTTCAGTATGTAGGTCTATTCGGCTTGCCAAACAGCCTGACCGAAGTATCTTGGAGTCTATTGTGTCTCCTTCTCAGGTCACCGACCAGTGGCTTCATTGGTACTTCCTCTCCTTGACTTGTATTAGCAGGGCGTTCTTCATCTAAAGGCTCTTCATATCATGAACTTGCCCAAGTCAAACTCTTCTTGTTGCAAGAGAAGGTTCTGTTAAGCTCGTCAGGTGCTGGCGAGTGACGATTGCCACTCCTACGCTTCGCTTTATGCAAGAGTTTCTCTAAAAGAAACTGTATCCATTGAACCAAAATGATACCTGTTTCCTTTCCAAGTGTGTTTTTCCATGCAGCCTAATGGTCAAGCTACAAACAAGAGCCGACTGTAACTTCCTTCAATCCTTCAAAACAGAAAGGATAACACTGTGTTTCCAAATGAAGGCAGGTTTACCATGGGCGCTGCATGCTCAGTGAAAACATGTATGCTCTAACTATTGCAAGCAGAGCTGCAGCACAAGCAAGATTGAGATTTTGCACATGTGCTGTTTCAACAGGTATAAAAATTGCACTGGTTTGATTTAAGTTCTATGTTAAATTCTGTTATGcctcaaaatgattcaaaaagaAACGAGACCCACATAGTGGAACGAGGATCATGGATCAGAAACATATACAATAGATGCAGTGCTggacacaaaaaagaaaaaaaattgggacCTAAGAAGCACTTGGTCCTCCAGTTCCCTAGCTCAAAGGAGCATGGAGGATGGTTGTGTGTGATGGTGTACAGGCTTTGGGTTGTTAGCATGAAAAGTTTTGAGCATATACGAAAGACAACTGGGATGACACCCCTTAACCAACTAGTATTTGATCACATGGCGGCGCAGCCAAAGATCATACATGACCATGTGGAatgcatcattttttattggggGTGAATTCCACTGGAAATGCTTCTGTACCTGAGAAAACACGACATAAATTCTTGTGAGTTATTGCAAATCATTAATGAGGACTTCAAAGTTGCTCAGCCAAAAATCAATAATCTAACCAAAAGAATTAAGTTTCAAGCTACAATTGAATAGGATCTACCTTAATTAAATTCTTATGCAGTGAAACAAATTGATTGTCAGGTATGTCCTTCAGAATTTGCTTGAGCTGATACACATCTTGCTCCTTAAGTATGACGGAAAATTTATGCCAATCAAGTATGTCATTGAATGGCAGGTcataatagttggacaatatTACTGCAAGAGAAGTAACAAAACTATTCAAGAAAAATGACTCTTAACCCACTTTTTGAACAGTTGTTAAAATTgcacaaaaaatgttttgagtTTATAGGAAGCTTCAATACTATGGAGCATGAATTTAAAAATGGCCATAGCGTATCATAAAGACCATTTGTAATGGAGTTTTAGTGAACCATTAAGGTGATAGAACATTTTGCAAGCATCCCTGCCATAACAGCTGTTGTCGTAGCTGTCACAAGTGTAACAGCCTTTACATAaagattagttttttatatattttttgaaaatatttattcatagtcaatagttttatattaattaattgatataaatattgaCCTTGGCATATTAGATATTATTTCATTGATAGATATTTTGTACATACCAAGTTATAACATAATTTGCACATGATATAGTAGTGACCATTACATAACACCTGCGATGGCCCGTTCAACACTTCCAAAACCATGATTTAAAACCATGCTATGGAAAATCTAAGATCATACAAATAATCCCAAGAAATTATGCAACTCCACCTTTACTGTCGTACAATTGAGAAAATACAAGTTAAGAGTGTTACTAGTGCCAGAAGaatgaattaagatttttagttttatgcTAGAGCAACAGGTGGTCATGTAGGATTGCAAGGGATGCAGTACCAAAGAAGTTCAATGGGTGGTGCCCTACTTGTgcagtataaataaaaaaagattgaaaacaatACCAGTGAAAAGAAAACTATTATTCATGCTTGGAAATCATGAGTCCTTCATTTTCAGGATTCCAGAGATTTATTCTTgttataacaacaacaacaataataaaagcttttttttgtgaataattCAGGGACAAGCACCCTGATTGCTAAGCCCAAATTAAATACCAAGAGAATACGAGCAAGCACAAAATGAGGAAgactaaaataagaaataaatgtcAAATTTCCTTTATGtgctcatttatttttatttatttaccttTTTAGGTGCTTAACCACACTATTTAGGTATTTAAGTTGGGGTTAATGATAGGGACCTTGTTTAAGAAttgaaacttttaatttcataattctgAGGCATCAAATTGggttagagacatatttatccccttcttatatattaaaaaaattgcaacagTTGTAACACTTACCAGGAACGCATCCATAATGGATGGAGTCAGCTATGCGTGCACTGTTAACCTGAGAGCCACCGGGGCATATACAGAATTTAGTCCCATAAAACCTCTTTTGATATACAAGATGTCCAGTAGCCCTATTTATTCTGTTGCTTGAAATATCTAGTTCCGTATCATTTTCCCACACACGTGCCAGTATAACTCTAATTCTAGAGTTTCGATGGCCAGCCCAAAAACCAAGAGTTGTCCTGTAAAGCATGCTAGTGTTCAGTAACAAACATAAGGCTAAATCCTATccagttcttttttaaaaaaaaccctgataATTAACACTATCTCAACTGATAGCATGTGCACGCACACACAAAGATACTAACATGGAAATAAGGATGTAAAAGTTATAGAGGTTAAAGATTTATATTATAAgtccacttaaaaaaaatagaattctgTTGAATATACGACACACACAGTATCAAAGTTTCCAGTATGTAACCTTCATCAATTGCAAGTGATATAACAGGTAggcttgtatatttttttcttcttatctttAGTGATAGGTAGCATCTGAGCTTCTAATATTAAGGGGAAGCACAAAATACTAACACAGAAATAAGGATGTAAATTAGGAGTCCACTTTCAAAAAATAGAATTCTGTTGATGACACACACAGTATCAAAGTTTCCAGTGAGTACCTTCATTAATGGTAAGTGATAAAACAGTCACACATCTAggcttgtatatttttttctgtgtaTCTTCGGAGATAGGTAGCATTTGAGTCTCTAATATTACGGGGAAGCACAAAATACTAACACAAATAAGGATTATAGAGGTTAAAGACTCATATTATGAGtccactttaaaaaaaacatagaattcTGTTGATGTCCTCGATCCACGACAATATGTTAAAAGTAGGGGGAAAAACCCACTAAGATCCACAAGGGATAAACTCTACTCTTGCCCATTATCAAAATGACTGCTATTATCCAAACAAGACATGGATGCTCATACAAAATGCAACAAAGCTTCACAGTCTACACGAAAATGGagacaaaataaatggaaaaaattatgcatttacaaatcctaaaaaatagAGCTTagcgagaaaaaaaattcaaaaattgtcATTTATTATTACCTGTTCTCTACATCGTTTCCTCCAGCAGGAAGGGCAAATGGCTGAAGGACCTGAGGAAGAGCAACATCTTTGTGTGGAATGAATCCGACATCATAGCTAGGGGAGCATACCACTCTGATTGCATTCTTTATAAGAAATGGGACTCGTTCAGTGGCTCTTACACCAACATCATGACAGGTGACGAAGAAGTGATCTGCACCCAAAGTTCTATTCCAGTAGGGATACTTGACTATTAAGCTTTCCACATAATTCTCAACAATTACGGTCATATTCTCGTAAGAAGTTCCCTGCACAGAAGAGTGAATTTCAGGTCAGAAGGAATTTAATCAATcagaacaacaacaaaatgcAAAGTAATTTATGCCAATTTGTTTAAGAAGTGAAGATTCGAATAGACTTCTGTTATGCCAGTTTAGATTTTGGGCAAGTAAGAAGAGTCCCAAGAGAAAATAATATAGCAAACATAGTGAAGTAGACAAGGAGTCATCATCAACAAAAGGGTTGCCTCACTAGGAAAGCAACCGCAACACAAAATTATTGCTGACCTTGCCGCGCATCTTGTGGCAGGAGATGGGGATAAAGAAGAGGTGGGCTTGATCAGGATCAAGAGTTCGAAACCTGCTTGCTCTTATATTCTGGAAAAAATACCCTTCGCTAGCGTATTTGCCAGTCAATTTCCtaggtgtttgataaaatgtGTTTGGATCTCCATCTGGATATATATAAATCTTGAAATTCTGTTCCATTTCCTcgtaatttaatttgaatacaCGTGGAGAATGATACAGATCCGATATCTCATCGTTCTCGCCATCGCCAACTTCAACCACTACAGTCTTCGTCGTTGTCTCCGTCGCTGGCAGGAGAGAAACGGAAGACGCGGAGATggaaggaggaggagaggaGTGCAGAGAGTTGAAAGAGAGATATGTGAAAGAGATTAGGGTTAGGATTGCCAGAGTGAGGAGGGATCCTTTCAAAGAACACATGGATAGCTGTacttgttgctgttgctgtaaTTGTTGGTACAGCTTTCCGGCGGTCATTGCCGGAACCAGTGGTCGAAGGAGGATTTGGGTTTTTCACGAAGTTCGGTGAACTGGTGTGggattatcattattattgttattatttttttgttctgcCTCCACTCCCTCGATCTATGTACTACAATGTCACAAAAATCTAAGAACATGGGAAAAGCACTGTAAAGTAAGATAAAGCACTAAAATTGTGGTTTtgcctttaataataataataataataataataataaaaccttGAGGGATAAAACTTAAAAGGATATTTTCACGATATTAATgtgctattatttatttgttaataggcaagattgatttttaaatttttttttttgtatatatttataattcaacacaatttttatagaagtttcaaacaataacaaatttatcttgtatttattatttgactTAAATCAtccttttaaaaaccaaaaattttcttttaaatttcataaaacaaTTCTTCATTCTCGATcttaaaacatattatataaTGAAATCAAACGCATTTTCCAAGTTAACTTGAATTAAGAAATTCAAACTCTCTTATTGTGTTGGTACAGCTTTCTGGCTATCATTGCTGAAACCAGTAATTAAGGGAGAATTTGAGTGTTTTTACCAAGTTCGAtaaattcatatgaaattatgattattgttgttgttatttgttttgcctCCAATACCTTAATCTATCtacttaaatattataaaatcaaaggATATAGGAAAAACAGCGTAATGTAGGCTATAACACTAAAATTGTGGTTTTgcctataataaaaaagatagatgattcgtaaaatgatcttttcacaatgttaatttgtcatatatatatatatatatatatatatatatatatatatatatatatatatatatatataattcaacaaaatttttatGGAAGATTGAAACAAcaattcatttctcttttacctTTACTTTTGCTGAAATCATCCTTCAAGAAGCTCAAGGTTCCTTTAAAAATTTCATACAAATTCCTTCATACCCATCTTAAAACATCTTATATAACGAaatcaaacacaattttgacaTCAACTTAAATTAAGTAATCCAAACtctctttttattgttgttgttgttataattGTTGGTACAACTTTCTGGTCGTCATTGTCAGAATTAGTGATCGAGGGAGGATATGGGTTTTTCACTAAGTTCGATGAACAGGTATGTGATTAttagttgttgttatttttttgttccacCTCTACTCTCTTGATCTATCTACTCAAATATTACAAAATCTAAGAAAGAGGGAAAAACATTGTAATATAGGttataacattaaaattatggttttgcctttaataaaaaaaagatatatgagGGGTATAAGGATCTTTTCACAAGGATAATTTGtcattctttatttgtttcGGGGTaggattgattttttaattttttttgtatacatGCATAATTCAACACAATTCTTATGGAAGTTTGAAACAACAACTCATTTACCTCCTCCTTGTACTTTGGTTTAAATCATCGTTTTAGGAATAAGGTtccatttttcaatttcaaacaaatcttttaatacctaattaaaacatgttatataatgaaatcaaacacaattccagattaacttgaattaaacaatccaaacttttttatttcaacactTGGTTGAAAACAACCATTAATGGGAGACatgaattttctttaatttttgtgttaatttcattttacaCTTCACTGAATGCAATTTATTCCAATTATCATA
This window contains:
- the LOC133673442 gene encoding probable glycosyltransferase At5g03795 isoform X2, which produces MTAGKLYQQLQQQQQVQLSMCSLKGSLLTLAILTLISFTYLSFNSLHSSPPPSISASSVSLLPATETTTKTVVVEVGDGENDEISDLYHSPRVFKLNYEEMEQNFKIYIYPDGDPNTFYQTPRKLTGKYASEGYFFQNIRASRFRTLDPDQAHLFFIPISCHKMRGKGTSYENMTVIVENYVESLIVKYPYWNRTLGADHFFVTCHDVGVRATERVPFLIKNAIRVVCSPSYDVGFIPHKDVALPQVLQPFALPAGGNDVENRTTLGFWAGHRNSRIRVILARVWENDTELDISSNRINRATGHLVYQKRFYGTKFCICPGGSQVNSARIADSIHYGCVPGARCVSAQANSEGHT
- the LOC133673442 gene encoding probable glycosyltransferase At5g03795 isoform X1 yields the protein MTAGKLYQQLQQQQQVQLSMCSLKGSLLTLAILTLISFTYLSFNSLHSSPPPSISASSVSLLPATETTTKTVVVEVGDGENDEISDLYHSPRVFKLNYEEMEQNFKIYIYPDGDPNTFYQTPRKLTGKYASEGYFFQNIRASRFRTLDPDQAHLFFIPISCHKMRGKGTSYENMTVIVENYVESLIVKYPYWNRTLGADHFFVTCHDVGVRATERVPFLIKNAIRVVCSPSYDVGFIPHKDVALPQVLQPFALPAGGNDVENRTTLGFWAGHRNSRIRVILARVWENDTELDISSNRINRATGHLVYQKRFYGTKFCICPGGSQVNSARIADSIHYGCVPVILSNYYDLPFNDILDWHKFSVILKEQDVYQLKQILKDIPDNQFVSLHKNLIKVQKHFQWNSPPIKNDAFHMVMYDLWLRRHVIKY